In the genome of Botrytis cinerea B05.10 chromosome 5, complete sequence, one region contains:
- the Bccoq10 gene encoding Bccoq10, with product MSTPMRGMLRTLRPASAFRTFAPSTRRSFITLPGSEPQILTEKRILPYKSSSLYSLIADVDSYSTFVPYCTSSVVTKWSAPDSTGKKWPAEANLTVGWAGVEETFTSKLLCVPGTIVEALGGDAATSIPESNVPHHSETYHKSASANSIFQSLNTRWSLKPFHYKPPSGQPQTDKTEHDAREQTEVNLVIEFQFANPLYTALSKAVAPQVAPKMIEAFELRARKLLDGPGAGKVDNKTSLGHAFDTAKKLGA from the coding sequence ATGTCTACTCCAATGAGAGGCATGCTCCGCACCCTACGTCCGGCATCTGCTTTCCGCACATTTGCCCCCTCAACCCGACGATCGTTCATAACTCTCCCCGGCAGCGAACCGCAAATTCTAACCGAAAAGCGAATCCTGCCCTACAAATCTTCATCCCTCTACAGTCTAATCGCCGACGTGGACAGCTACTCGACCTTCGTCCCCTACTGCACCTCTTCCGTTGTAACTAAATGGTCCGCACCCGATTCCACTGGGAAAAAATGGCCCGCTGAAGCAAATCTCACCGTTGGCTGGGCCGGCGTTGAAGAAACCTTCACTTCCAAGCTTCTCTGCGTTCCTGGCACTATCGTCGAAGCACTCGGTGGGGATGCCGCAACTTCCATTCCTGAATCCAACGTTCCTCATCATTCGGAAACATACCATAAGTCCGCTTCTGCCAACAGTATATTTCAAAGTCTCAATACGCGCTGGTCATTGAAGCCTTTCCATTACAAACCACCGAGCGGACAGCCACAAACTGATAAGACGGAACACGATGCGAGAGAACAAACGGAGGTGAACTTGGTAATCGAATTTCAGTTTGCGAATCCTTTATACACGGCGTTGAGTAAAGCGGTTGCACCTCAGGTAGCACCAAAGATGATTGAGGCGTTTGAGTTGAGAGCTAGAAAGTTGTTGGATGGGCCTGGGGCGGGTAAGGTTGATAACAAGACATCATTAGGCCATGCATTTGATACAGCTAAGAAACTCGGTGCTTAA